From a region of the Candidatus Peregrinibacteria bacterium genome:
- a CDS encoding ABC transporter substrate-binding protein, translated as MKSKLEYMSHKTSQGIFVGFLSLFVFIVVTVGVNFFTQGAVLEYLAKFDKNSVAIDTNLKSFSVGMAAPVTSLDPLNFEFQNRLILNNSYEGLVALDSSLQVKQALAVTFGQVDETTWEFRIREGVKFHNGSELSANDVIQSFRSAMEDSSSQLKSILANIDDITAGGGKIQIKTKKPDPTFINKLATVYIYKDFDNGERYGTGPYVLSQEKKPSNTFDGSRVLLERFDDYWGREPSVSEATFVYVQNKDERMKLFKDGKIDVLRNVPYNLLESIKKMDAVIMEQPSLEVTFLGFGFKSTEVFKDPSVVNMIIKSINRDELINAFGSAVHTANQFVSNGVVGYVPGLTSEDIEEEIPANFTLPENTDLTLDFANGQNEIAKRIQSNMKKLGFNITLNQVGGEEFINMLHSGKSDMYLLGWKSEFGDAIDFYKVMAHSREGHLGEFNAGNYSNPEVDELIAESDNTWNPLERVKILQKIMKIILIDNPLGMPILETEIIYAVKKGINFVPRIDGYIYLNELR; from the coding sequence ATGAAATCAAAACTTGAATACATGTCGCACAAAACATCTCAAGGTATATTCGTTGGTTTCCTTTCACTATTTGTTTTTATAGTTGTCACTGTCGGCGTAAATTTTTTTACGCAAGGAGCGGTTCTTGAGTACTTAGCGAAGTTTGATAAAAACAGCGTGGCAATCGACACAAATCTAAAATCTTTTTCAGTTGGTATGGCGGCCCCGGTGACCTCGCTTGACCCTTTGAATTTCGAATTTCAAAACAGACTTATTTTGAACAATTCATACGAAGGCTTGGTTGCACTTGATTCGAGTTTGCAGGTCAAGCAAGCTCTTGCTGTAACATTCGGACAGGTAGATGAAACGACTTGGGAATTTCGAATTCGTGAAGGTGTAAAATTCCACAATGGTTCAGAGCTCTCAGCAAATGACGTTATTCAAAGTTTCCGTAGCGCTATGGAGGACAGTTCATCGCAACTTAAATCAATACTTGCAAATATAGATGATATCACTGCAGGTGGAGGGAAAATTCAGATCAAGACAAAGAAGCCGGATCCAACTTTTATCAACAAACTTGCTACAGTTTATATTTATAAGGATTTTGATAATGGTGAGAGATATGGGACCGGCCCATACGTATTATCGCAGGAAAAAAAACCTTCAAATACTTTTGATGGGAGTAGAGTATTGCTTGAGAGATTTGATGATTATTGGGGTAGGGAGCCGAGCGTTAGCGAGGCTACTTTTGTTTATGTTCAGAATAAAGATGAACGTATGAAATTGTTTAAAGATGGAAAGATCGATGTTTTGAGAAATGTCCCATATAATTTATTGGAAAGTATAAAAAAGATGGATGCTGTCATTATGGAGCAGCCAAGTCTTGAGGTGACTTTTCTTGGATTCGGATTTAAATCTACCGAAGTTTTTAAGGATCCAAGTGTTGTGAATATGATTATAAAATCCATCAATCGTGATGAGCTAATTAATGCTTTTGGATCGGCGGTACATACGGCAAACCAATTTGTTTCAAATGGAGTTGTTGGTTATGTGCCGGGGCTTACAAGTGAGGATATTGAAGAAGAAATTCCTGCGAATTTCACATTGCCTGAAAATACAGATCTTACATTGGATTTTGCAAATGGTCAGAATGAAATTGCAAAGCGTATTCAGAGTAATATGAAAAAACTTGGATTTAATATTACTCTAAATCAGGTTGGCGGTGAGGAATTTATAAATATGTTACATAGTGGTAAATCAGATATGTATTTGCTTGGTTGGAAATCTGAATTCGGAGATGCTATAGATTTTTATAAAGTTATGGCGCATTCAAGAGAAGGTCATCTTGGCGAATTCAATGCCGGTAATTATTCGAATCCTGAAGTAGATGAACTTATAGCGGAGTCCGATAATACGTGGAATCCACTAGAGCGTGTGAAAATTCTACAAAAAATAATGAAGATAATTCTCATAGATAATCCACTTGGTATGCCAATACTTGAAACAGAAATAATTTATGCCGTCAAAAAAGGCATAAACTTCGTCCCACGCATCGACGGCTACATCTACTTAAATGAGCTTAGGTAG
- a CDS encoding SpoIIE family protein phosphatase yields the protein MDKTQEKQEAEMIEDIAEQVAEVVPMDDADSGDFKIHYSIRSKLIAVVSILVIILMVSTAGFLLNQKKKELTRDIYVNSRSFAELTADDITSVYETYLAENGFIQFNRIIQSLFRKSEDVSRITLVRFNGEVLYDSETDKLQQYSGEMRSVSGDNQLLERVQAPFPSINVAGVGRIVYLEKDPLGQTFEVNLNGKKIEPIIDTDRVATIVHPVAQKYAVLYQVSYDQLDQRIAKTMRQIGLLLAGAIAFGVLLAIAIGAKIANPIRGLTAGAAEIAQGHFDYRVDIHSKDELGLLSNSFNQMARDLKESTKALIYKERVAKELEIAKEIQESIIPKNIPVIDGLDISASVEPAAEIGGDCYDFIKIDDTNTVIYLGDVTGHGVPAGLLVSVANALIYAFRSLGNIFDILVNVNAILQAKSQPNMFITMAMLNWNQALQKMEYISAGHEKILHYNAASSQVTELDSGGIALGMIPDCSKLLKKTPINMVAGDMIVLYSDGIPEAWGAKKQQYGMGRFRRVLLDAVKGHAQVVGTAVTAQTIREDILKDLHEFMGATPQADDITIMVIKKL from the coding sequence ATGGATAAAACGCAAGAAAAACAGGAGGCGGAGATGATAGAAGATATAGCCGAGCAGGTTGCTGAGGTTGTACCGATGGATGATGCTGATAGCGGTGATTTTAAGATTCATTACTCAATTCGTTCGAAGTTGATTGCTGTGGTTAGTATTCTTGTAATTATACTGATGGTTTCGACCGCTGGATTTTTGCTAAATCAGAAGAAAAAAGAGCTTACTCGTGATATCTATGTGAATTCTAGGAGTTTTGCAGAATTGACGGCCGATGACATTACGAGTGTGTATGAGACATACTTAGCTGAAAATGGGTTTATTCAATTCAATAGAATAATTCAGAGCTTATTTAGAAAATCGGAAGATGTTTCACGTATTACGCTTGTGCGTTTCAATGGAGAGGTTTTGTATGATTCTGAAACTGATAAATTACAGCAGTATAGTGGTGAGATGAGATCTGTTTCCGGCGATAATCAGCTTTTAGAACGAGTGCAGGCACCTTTTCCTTCTATAAATGTAGCCGGGGTTGGTCGCATCGTTTATTTAGAGAAAGATCCGCTTGGGCAGACATTTGAGGTAAATCTAAATGGTAAAAAAATAGAGCCGATTATTGATACGGATAGAGTTGCTACAATAGTTCATCCTGTAGCTCAAAAATACGCGGTACTTTATCAAGTGAGTTATGATCAGCTAGACCAACGCATAGCAAAAACTATGCGACAAATTGGGTTACTTCTAGCCGGAGCGATTGCATTTGGTGTACTGCTTGCTATAGCTATAGGCGCGAAGATAGCAAATCCTATTCGTGGACTTACCGCTGGGGCTGCAGAGATAGCACAGGGGCATTTTGATTATCGTGTAGATATTCATTCAAAAGATGAACTTGGACTTTTATCAAATTCATTTAATCAAATGGCACGGGATTTGAAAGAAAGTACAAAGGCTTTGATCTATAAGGAGAGAGTCGCAAAGGAACTTGAGATCGCAAAAGAAATTCAAGAGTCGATAATCCCAAAGAATATTCCGGTTATAGATGGGCTTGATATATCTGCCAGCGTTGAGCCGGCGGCTGAGATAGGGGGGGATTGTTATGATTTCATAAAGATTGATGATACAAATACGGTTATATATTTGGGAGATGTGACAGGGCATGGAGTCCCTGCGGGACTCCTCGTATCCGTTGCAAATGCACTAATTTATGCATTTAGAAGCCTTGGTAATATTTTTGATATCTTGGTTAATGTGAATGCGATTTTGCAAGCAAAATCGCAACCTAACATGTTTATCACTATGGCGATGCTCAATTGGAATCAAGCTCTGCAAAAAATGGAATACATATCTGCCGGACATGAGAAAATTCTTCATTACAATGCGGCTTCATCGCAAGTAACCGAGCTTGATAGTGGCGGAATCGCACTTGGTATGATTCCGGATTGCTCTAAATTGTTGAAAAAAACTCCTATCAATATGGTCGCCGGGGACATGATTGTTTTATACAGCGATGGTATTCCGGAGGCATGGGGTGCAAAAAAACAACAATACGGAATGGGCAGATTTAGAAGGGTTCTGCTGGATGCGGTCAAAGGTCATGCACAAGTTGTAGGTACGGCAGTTACAGCACAAACTATAAGGGAGGATATATTAAAAGACCTCCACGAATTCATGGGTGCAACCCCACAAGCCGATGACATTACCATCATGGTCATAAAAAAACTTTAA
- the amrB gene encoding AmmeMemoRadiSam system protein B: MLNSAFICPHAPVMIPSIGSKGGIQGMQQTINHVLANCIEIAKSEPDIVVIMSQRAYIVPNAISVQLPEEEELFGSMADFGEEDCVGVKSDNDLGMRILNTAHQEDLKVLGQNNNSLDYGMVIPLYYLQKACQKKFKVVALAMSLESKKNHFEFGKVLSSVFAESKENIVFIAASELSHTVTKEALQGYMPDAKDFDAHAVKYLKAGMVENFLLMDSFDEDEFFCHGLRPIATLLGAIDRSHLKLNDISYEAPYGVGYLTALYNPG, from the coding sequence ATGCTCAATTCTGCTTTTATCTGTCCGCACGCTCCAGTGATGATACCTTCTATTGGCTCAAAAGGTGGTATTCAAGGTATGCAACAAACGATCAATCATGTGCTTGCAAATTGCATTGAAATTGCGAAGTCTGAACCGGACATCGTTGTGATTATGAGTCAGCGCGCTTACATAGTGCCAAATGCTATCTCAGTTCAATTGCCGGAAGAAGAAGAGCTCTTTGGATCTATGGCGGATTTTGGCGAGGAGGATTGCGTTGGCGTGAAATCTGATAATGATCTTGGTATGAGAATTTTAAATACAGCACATCAAGAAGATTTAAAAGTGCTTGGTCAAAACAACAACAGTCTTGATTATGGGATGGTGATACCTTTGTATTATCTTCAAAAAGCTTGCCAAAAGAAATTCAAAGTCGTGGCTCTTGCAATGTCGCTCGAATCAAAGAAAAATCATTTTGAATTTGGAAAAGTACTTAGTAGCGTGTTTGCGGAATCAAAAGAAAATATAGTATTTATAGCGGCGAGTGAACTTTCTCACACGGTAACAAAAGAAGCTTTGCAGGGCTACATGCCGGATGCCAAAGATTTCGATGCCCATGCCGTAAAATATCTTAAAGCAGGAATGGTAGAAAATTTCTTACTTATGGATTCATTTGATGAAGATGAATTCTTCTGTCATGGGTTACGGCCTATCGCGACGTTGCTCGGCGCAATAGACCGCTCCCACTTAAAACTTAATGACATTTCATACGAAGCTCCATACGGAGTAGGGTACTTAACTGCACTTTACAATCCGGGGTAA
- a CDS encoding beta-propeller domain-containing protein — translation MKKMLKWLSIPFIILLISTQVVYADQTPASGDKLFMDVSSNDPSKDGITYLKEHGVLHGYSDGTFKSTSKINRAEFIKIVIASLDGFNPGQENGKNCFSDVKDEWFAEYVCYAKENGIISGYSDGTFRPANNINFAEASKIMVNAFDMDVANVSGSDPWYRAFVEPLAANNAIPESISDFDKFIARGEMAEVVYRIKDEVKEKNSLDYFDLEAIPVSGQSCAALGKLFEGSKNAYYYGDVAEEAVMDFSDDSSVTAAPQAVSNRQESGSSDEYSETNVQVQGVDEADIVKNDGEYIYMVSQKDIRIVKAYPADQMSEISKVTLDNENFNPSEIYVDGDTLVVIGSEWSYRAYDGGPARLMWYPEFHSNRTIVLIYNISDRTNPRITRKLTFDGSASHSRRVDDTMYLVLNKSIYAYYNMPETVEAEGLLPRFSDSKEAGTEKFLTECEDIMYFPRTQDLNYVMAVAIPLKSNQEITTEVMLGNSENIYASQDNLYIASTNYNSGSYYYDWSNAKTMVYKYALAPNNIEYKSRGKVPGTILNQFSMDESKGFFRIATTKGDMWGEGGNISKNNLYVLNADMNIVGDIEDIAPGEKIYSTRFMGDRGYMVTFKNVDPLFAFDLSDPYNPKILGKLKIPGYSDYLHPYDENHIIGFGKDAVEVTGEDKLRRGDNFAWYQGMKIALFDVTDPANPTQMFTELIGDRGTQSDVLYDHKALLFDKEKNLLAFPVQVAEVPGGQTSANPDAYGTTVFDGAYVYSLDLENGFKLRGKISHYSDDDEAYLKQGSYWYGDALKDIKRILYIGANLYTVADGGIKASDINTIIEKNYLELTPSFEYDDQIYNEDGVEPVTPGGVIRNLFR, via the coding sequence ATGAAAAAGATGCTCAAATGGCTATCAATACCATTTATTATTTTATTGATTTCAACTCAGGTGGTATATGCCGATCAAACACCTGCAAGTGGTGACAAGCTTTTTATGGATGTGTCATCAAATGACCCAAGTAAAGATGGTATCACCTACCTAAAAGAGCACGGAGTGTTGCATGGGTACAGTGATGGTACGTTCAAATCAACTAGCAAAATAAATCGTGCAGAATTTATAAAAATCGTAATCGCCTCACTTGATGGTTTTAATCCAGGTCAAGAAAATGGCAAAAATTGTTTCTCTGACGTGAAAGATGAATGGTTTGCAGAGTATGTATGTTATGCAAAAGAGAATGGAATTATTAGCGGATATAGTGATGGCACATTTCGTCCTGCAAATAACATAAACTTTGCAGAGGCGAGTAAGATCATGGTGAATGCATTTGATATGGATGTGGCTAACGTAAGCGGCAGTGATCCATGGTATAGAGCTTTCGTAGAACCACTTGCTGCAAATAATGCAATACCAGAGTCAATTTCAGATTTTGATAAATTCATTGCACGTGGAGAAATGGCAGAAGTGGTATATAGGATAAAAGATGAGGTGAAAGAAAAAAACTCGCTCGATTATTTTGATTTAGAGGCAATACCTGTAAGTGGTCAGTCCTGTGCGGCGCTTGGTAAGTTGTTCGAGGGGTCGAAAAACGCATATTATTATGGTGATGTCGCAGAGGAAGCTGTAATGGATTTCTCCGATGACTCATCGGTTACTGCAGCGCCTCAGGCGGTATCAAACAGGCAAGAATCTGGTTCCTCAGATGAATATTCAGAGACCAATGTGCAAGTACAAGGCGTAGATGAAGCAGACATTGTAAAAAATGATGGTGAATATATCTATATGGTTTCACAAAAAGATATTCGAATTGTGAAGGCGTATCCAGCAGATCAGATGTCAGAGATTTCGAAAGTTACATTGGATAATGAAAACTTTAATCCGTCAGAAATTTATGTCGATGGTGACACATTAGTTGTAATTGGTAGTGAATGGTCTTACCGGGCATATGATGGGGGGCCGGCGAGACTTATGTGGTACCCTGAATTTCATAGCAATCGGACGATTGTATTGATCTATAACATTAGTGATCGTACAAATCCACGAATAACTCGTAAGCTCACATTTGATGGTAGTGCGTCACATTCTCGCAGAGTAGACGATACTATGTACCTTGTTTTAAATAAATCAATATACGCGTATTATAACATGCCAGAAACAGTCGAAGCAGAGGGGCTTCTGCCACGTTTTAGTGACTCAAAAGAAGCAGGTACAGAGAAGTTTCTTACAGAATGTGAAGACATTATGTATTTCCCACGTACGCAGGATTTGAACTACGTGATGGCTGTGGCAATTCCCCTCAAGAGTAATCAGGAGATAACGACAGAAGTGATGCTTGGAAATAGTGAAAATATATATGCATCTCAGGATAACCTTTATATAGCATCTACAAATTACAATAGTGGAAGTTATTATTACGATTGGAGTAACGCAAAAACAATGGTCTACAAATATGCATTGGCTCCAAATAATATAGAATATAAATCACGAGGCAAGGTTCCAGGGACAATTCTCAACCAGTTTAGCATGGATGAATCAAAAGGTTTCTTCCGTATAGCAACGACCAAAGGGGATATGTGGGGGGAAGGTGGGAATATTTCAAAAAATAATCTTTATGTATTGAATGCCGATATGAATATAGTAGGTGACATAGAAGATATAGCTCCAGGTGAAAAAATCTATTCTACCAGATTCATGGGGGACCGTGGGTATATGGTTACTTTCAAGAATGTAGATCCATTGTTCGCATTTGACCTTTCTGATCCTTACAATCCAAAAATTTTAGGAAAACTAAAAATCCCAGGATACAGTGATTACCTTCACCCATATGATGAAAATCATATTATTGGATTCGGTAAGGATGCAGTTGAAGTAACTGGAGAGGATAAGCTTCGTAGGGGTGATAATTTCGCATGGTACCAAGGTATGAAAATTGCTTTATTTGATGTGACTGATCCAGCTAACCCAACGCAGATGTTTACAGAGCTCATAGGGGATCGAGGGACTCAAAGCGATGTGTTGTATGACCACAAGGCACTTCTCTTCGACAAAGAAAAGAATCTCCTCGCATTCCCAGTGCAAGTGGCAGAAGTACCAGGTGGGCAAACCTCAGCAAATCCAGACGCATATGGTACGACGGTTTTCGATGGTGCATATGTATATAGTTTGGACCTTGAGAATGGATTTAAGCTCCGAGGTAAAATCAGTCATTATTCAGACGATGATGAGGCTTATTTGAAGCAAGGTTCATATTGGTATGGTGATGCTCTCAAGGACATCAAACGTATCCTCTATATAGGCGCAAATCTCTACACAGTTGCAGATGGAGGTATCAAGGCAAGTGACATCAATACAATCATAGAAAAAAACTACCTAGAACTAACCCCATCATTCGAATACGACGATCAGATATATAATGAAGATGGAGTGGAGCCAGTAACTCCAGGCGGAGTAATTCGCAATTTGTTTCGGTAA
- a CDS encoding S-layer homology domain-containing protein, with the protein MRKKLLVAMLVGALSIGTFAVHAFASNSYSYFGHITNFVDEGDTGEFYIMLEQCDGDTHKFEFLNSSDRATWRTSVNRYMTNNDLVNIGDEGNFFVEVMANVAGGTCDNLQLILDALAANDDSNDDGDDTGDGEDSHVDDSIMEVYMNADDLPEGEVLSRPPSDFEDDVTPTLYDSDGDHREVRHDFKKRIMPMLINSNHDEADDNLRGLLKRELAEKLKEEGPVSPSDMEALKNDLRKRALLHKSDDDVEELERRVGFTHVNPVKIDKQSDATLNGKVVTLRGIFKSKDGYNILVNQHGEMFVKLDLQDKDYSKFIDQKVFVKGTGYRAEKSMIVDNMRALNKNESDGNNAQMQFRIGASLYEDIDTNDDGLWYTKYLSGLFDRGVFTGYADGTFGGANPVTIAETAKVVSESAEHEVDSDVSENQLRAKYKKHWAKFYLKHAEDFNLLPAVDNPDRPALRAEVIEAILRAYGVDPTAEAGLPDAFPDTKDKFIRKAFKLGIVKGFDDGTFRPNAETNRAEVAKMMTIAAELLGESALEEEVVDDIFGEIEDLDTNELEGWIDETQ; encoded by the coding sequence ATGAGGAAAAAACTTCTTGTTGCGATGCTAGTAGGAGCGCTGTCTATAGGTACTTTTGCCGTGCACGCTTTTGCAAGCAATAGCTATAGCTACTTTGGTCACATAACAAACTTCGTAGATGAAGGTGACACCGGAGAATTCTATATCATGCTCGAACAGTGTGATGGAGATACTCACAAGTTCGAATTTCTAAATTCATCGGACAGAGCCACTTGGCGTACATCAGTTAATAGATACATGACCAACAACGATTTAGTTAATATCGGAGACGAAGGTAACTTTTTTGTTGAAGTTATGGCAAATGTTGCCGGTGGCACATGTGATAACCTCCAACTCATACTAGATGCTTTGGCTGCCAATGATGACTCAAATGATGATGGTGATGACACTGGGGATGGTGAAGATTCACATGTCGACGATTCTATAATGGAAGTATATATGAATGCTGACGACCTCCCAGAAGGAGAGGTTCTTTCTAGACCTCCTTCTGATTTCGAAGATGACGTGACCCCTACTCTATATGATTCTGATGGTGATCACAGAGAAGTAAGGCATGATTTCAAGAAGAGAATAATGCCAATGCTAATAAATTCAAATCATGATGAGGCAGATGACAATCTAAGAGGTTTACTCAAAAGAGAGCTCGCAGAAAAGCTAAAAGAAGAAGGCCCAGTTAGTCCATCTGATATGGAGGCTCTAAAAAATGACTTAAGAAAACGTGCACTTCTTCACAAGTCTGACGATGATGTTGAAGAATTAGAGCGAAGAGTTGGATTCACACATGTGAATCCTGTAAAAATAGATAAACAATCAGATGCTACTTTAAATGGTAAAGTAGTTACACTTCGTGGGATTTTCAAATCAAAAGACGGATACAACATATTGGTAAATCAACATGGGGAAATGTTTGTAAAACTTGATTTGCAAGACAAGGATTATTCTAAATTCATCGATCAAAAAGTTTTTGTAAAAGGTACTGGTTACAGAGCGGAAAAAAGCATGATAGTTGATAATATGCGTGCACTCAATAAAAACGAATCCGATGGTAACAATGCGCAGATGCAATTTAGAATTGGAGCATCTCTATATGAAGACATCGATACAAATGATGATGGCCTATGGTATACAAAATACTTAAGCGGACTTTTTGATAGAGGTGTATTTACAGGTTATGCTGATGGAACTTTTGGTGGTGCAAACCCAGTAACTATCGCAGAAACTGCAAAGGTTGTTTCAGAATCTGCTGAACATGAGGTAGATAGCGATGTAAGTGAAAATCAGCTTAGAGCAAAATACAAAAAACACTGGGCTAAGTTTTATCTTAAACATGCAGAGGATTTTAATCTTCTTCCAGCAGTAGATAATCCAGATCGTCCAGCTCTGAGAGCAGAAGTAATCGAAGCGATCCTTCGTGCGTATGGGGTTGACCCTACTGCAGAAGCAGGTCTTCCTGACGCATTCCCAGATACAAAAGATAAATTTATCCGCAAAGCATTTAAGCTTGGTATAGTAAAAGGATTTGACGATGGAACATTCCGTCCTAATGCAGAGACCAACCGTGCAGAGGTTGCAAAGATGATGACAATCGCAGCTGAACTACTAGGAGAATCTGCTCTTGAAGAAGAGGTTGTAGATGATATATTTGGAGAAATAGAAGATCTTGATACAAATGAGCTTGAAGGATGGATTGATGAGACTCAGTAA
- a CDS encoding CARDB domain-containing protein, with product MKITKKAVAVLAGIIVLASTTVAQILPDLTVKNVSMDDQSRVTFQLANESSDAIDANSDGFVYVYVDGKVAWTYNWKYLKETGFLNADGSSIITSQIPKGNGNVKVCIDARDNVSETDEANNCLEVQMNMVEGNEGSITTGELPDLAVTNIELNPFNGNLIVEHGNIGKGRVSDFNGNVNIYVDGNLRWTYNYSSMNKQFLNPGATDTIIPNKLRNGEHTVTACTSTRDVIAEVSKENNCLTRTVSDVNPSRYVRTGKVQNDGVVKYRRRNMEMPTMNQPQNKPDFVIEEVYKGDDNVIYARVVNKGSDYNNQSTAGAITFYLEGKAKKPSMWTNFSDLSFLSKGGESVLPIYETIGAHQVKVCIDESNKVQEKNENNNCLTALVK from the coding sequence ATGAAAATAACCAAGAAAGCTGTAGCAGTATTAGCTGGTATAATCGTACTAGCAAGCACAACAGTAGCTCAAATACTACCTGACCTTACAGTAAAAAACGTATCTATGGATGATCAATCACGAGTTACTTTTCAACTTGCAAATGAGAGTTCTGATGCGATAGACGCGAACAGTGATGGATTTGTATATGTATACGTAGATGGAAAAGTAGCTTGGACTTATAACTGGAAATATTTAAAAGAAACTGGATTCCTAAATGCAGATGGAAGCTCCATCATCACTTCACAAATCCCAAAAGGAAATGGGAATGTGAAAGTATGTATAGATGCACGTGATAATGTAAGTGAAACAGACGAAGCTAATAATTGTCTTGAAGTTCAAATGAACATGGTCGAAGGGAATGAAGGCTCTATCACTACTGGTGAGCTTCCTGATCTAGCAGTTACAAACATTGAACTTAATCCTTTTAATGGAAATTTAATTGTTGAACATGGAAATATCGGAAAAGGTCGAGTCTCTGATTTTAACGGTAATGTTAACATATATGTAGATGGTAATTTACGTTGGACTTACAATTACTCATCTATGAATAAACAATTTTTGAATCCAGGAGCTACAGATACTATAATTCCAAACAAACTTCGAAACGGAGAACATACGGTTACGGCATGTACAAGTACACGCGATGTAATAGCAGAAGTAAGCAAAGAAAATAACTGCCTAACACGTACAGTAAGTGATGTAAATCCTTCTCGTTATGTGAGAACTGGGAAAGTCCAAAACGATGGAGTAGTTAAGTATAGAAGAAGGAATATGGAAATGCCAACAATGAATCAACCTCAGAATAAACCAGATTTCGTAATTGAAGAAGTCTACAAGGGTGATGATAATGTTATATATGCAAGAGTTGTAAACAAGGGATCGGATTACAATAATCAAAGCACTGCAGGAGCAATAACTTTTTACTTAGAAGGTAAAGCGAAAAAACCTTCAATGTGGACTAATTTCTCTGATTTAAGTTTCTTAAGCAAAGGTGGTGAATCTGTATTACCAATATATGAAACTATAGGTGCTCATCAAGTAAAAGTATGTATAGATGAAAGTAACAAAGTACAAGAAAAAAATGAGAACAATAACTGTCTGACTGCACTGGTAAAATAA
- a CDS encoding EamA family transporter, translating to MTTLAIVLVLTSAVFHAFKSLFNKTSYNKYAFTLLYWIGGVILTVPAIFVYFWLNDVSEIEILRNVGPLTWGILGASILMHIFYFFTQSKIYIKGDLSLVYPLSRLAPLFVLIWSVLVLHEEITILGLLGIILTIFGTWVIMHRDTMTLKGFFEPFRQCRSLTIMLAFGTSILSAIFSVTDKTLTQAFTPEGITGADLLLVGPALFSVMLTVDVIIVWPIIIYMYRDSIKYEWINNRKNIILASIFDFPGYFMTLMAFLLAPLAYIVSLRQFSVIIGVLFGHFLLKEKFSKFRIIGSIIIFAGCFLISAFG from the coding sequence ATGACCACGCTTGCCATCGTTCTCGTGCTAACCTCTGCGGTTTTTCATGCATTCAAGAGTTTGTTTAATAAAACGAGCTACAATAAATATGCATTTACCCTACTCTACTGGATTGGAGGTGTGATTTTGACCGTGCCGGCGATATTTGTGTATTTTTGGCTTAATGATGTAAGTGAAATTGAAATTCTGAGAAATGTGGGGCCGCTTACTTGGGGTATTTTGGGGGCAAGTATACTTATGCATATCTTTTATTTTTTTACTCAATCTAAAATATATATAAAAGGTGACCTTTCGCTAGTTTACCCTCTATCACGGCTAGCGCCTCTTTTTGTACTGATTTGGTCTGTATTGGTTTTGCATGAAGAAATAACTATCTTAGGACTCCTGGGGATTATCCTTACCATCTTTGGCACATGGGTAATCATGCATAGGGATACAATGACGCTCAAAGGCTTTTTTGAACCTTTTCGACAATGTCGAAGCCTTACAATTATGTTGGCATTCGGAACAAGTATCCTATCCGCAATATTTTCTGTAACAGATAAAACTCTGACCCAGGCATTTACACCCGAAGGAATTACCGGGGCGGATTTGCTGCTAGTTGGGCCCGCACTTTTTTCGGTAATGCTAACTGTCGATGTAATAATCGTATGGCCTATCATTATATATATGTATCGCGATTCAATTAAATACGAATGGATAAACAATCGTAAAAACATAATTTTAGCTTCCATATTCGACTTCCCAGGGTATTTCATGACACTTATGGCATTCCTGCTCGCTCCGCTCGCCTACATCGTATCCCTACGGCAATTCTCAGTGATTATAGGTGTTCTATTTGGACACTTCCTCCTCAAGGAAAAATTTAGCAAATTTAGGATTATCGGCTCAATCATTATATTCGCAGGCTGCTTCCTCATAAGCGCTTTCGGATAG